One window from the genome of Streptococcus salivarius encodes:
- a CDS encoding transporter substrate-binding domain-containing protein, with translation MSKKTWIIGGAVVVALIGATVIGRSLTGDKKAKSDSGKVTTLKVAHTQNYVPYDFVDKDGNSDGYEVAVLKEIDKKLPQYKFEYTGTSDDDLLIGLESGKYDIGTKGAWYTDERAKKFIIPKDPIGASIIGFTIRKDDKDKYKNISDFAKQNGRLVPISPQNAQWNVIKDYNDEHKDQPIELTSAESFQVSDAYAWVLENRYDAYFDIKLSFEKAVTDKDGAYHQYADKLTWFPYKGIPTYPLLHRDSKNEEFSKEYTKAIKELKEDGTLEKLSKKYFGEDVFSYVDK, from the coding sequence ATGAGTAAAAAGACATGGATTATTGGTGGAGCAGTTGTTGTAGCACTTATTGGGGCTACAGTTATTGGACGTAGCTTAACAGGAGATAAAAAAGCAAAATCAGATTCTGGAAAGGTAACAACATTAAAAGTTGCCCATACTCAAAACTATGTTCCTTATGATTTTGTTGATAAGGATGGTAATTCTGATGGCTATGAGGTAGCTGTATTAAAGGAAATTGATAAAAAGCTTCCACAGTACAAATTTGAATATACTGGAACAAGTGATGATGATCTTTTGATTGGTTTAGAGTCAGGTAAATATGACATTGGTACGAAGGGCGCGTGGTACACAGATGAACGTGCTAAAAAGTTTATTATTCCTAAAGATCCAATTGGAGCAAGTATTATTGGATTTACCATTCGTAAGGATGATAAAGATAAATATAAAAATATCTCTGATTTTGCAAAACAAAATGGTCGCTTGGTGCCAATCTCACCACAAAATGCTCAGTGGAATGTTATCAAAGACTACAACGATGAGCATAAAGATCAACCAATTGAGTTAACATCTGCGGAATCTTTCCAAGTTTCAGATGCCTATGCATGGGTTTTGGAAAATCGTTATGATGCTTACTTTGATATTAAATTATCTTTTGAAAAGGCTGTAACTGATAAAGACGGTGCGTATCATCAATATGCAGATAAATTGACTTGGTTCCCTTATAAAGGAATTCCAACATATCCACTTTTGCATCGTGATAGTAAGAATGAAGAGTTTTCAAAAGAATATACTAAGGCAATTAAGGAACTAAAAGAAGACGGTACACTTGAAAAGTTATCTAAAAAATACTTTGGTGAGGATGTCTTCTCATACGTAGACAAATAA
- a CDS encoding uroporphyrinogen decarboxylase family protein codes for MSEKRELVLKAFRGESVDRVPVGFWHHFTTEDEWLHGFENPEIIDKNKAGHKKFIEEVKPDFVKLMSDGFFAYPQPAFKDFKSISDLQTIEPLGANHPWISAQVELVKSLIADFPEDIVAIYNIFAPVTYLKWLVGKVSGGDDLIADYIVENRKALKHVLDVIGEDIASLSQRVIEEAGADGIYLSVQSIQDERVSTEIYKEIIAPSELKVLEAANGAKGHNILHICGYEGARNNIELFKDYPAQVVNWAVGPEGISLAKGLNIFRGRTVLGGFENGKDGLLYTGTKKAIQEKVREIIADTGTQGLIIGADCTIPSDINHERIEWVREAAIL; via the coding sequence ATGTCAGAAAAAAGAGAGTTAGTTTTGAAAGCATTTCGTGGAGAAAGTGTTGATCGTGTCCCAGTAGGATTTTGGCATCATTTTACTACTGAAGACGAGTGGTTACATGGTTTTGAAAATCCAGAAATTATTGATAAAAATAAAGCTGGTCATAAAAAATTTATTGAAGAAGTCAAACCTGATTTTGTTAAATTGATGAGTGATGGTTTCTTCGCATACCCACAACCTGCTTTTAAAGATTTTAAGTCAATCAGTGATTTGCAAACGATTGAACCTTTAGGTGCAAATCATCCTTGGATTTCTGCACAAGTCGAACTTGTAAAAAGTCTGATTGCTGATTTTCCTGAAGATATTGTTGCAATTTACAATATCTTCGCTCCGGTTACTTATTTAAAATGGTTAGTTGGAAAAGTTTCAGGTGGCGATGATCTTATCGCAGATTACATTGTGGAAAACCGAAAAGCTTTGAAGCATGTTTTAGATGTTATTGGCGAAGACATTGCGAGTCTTAGTCAGAGGGTGATTGAAGAAGCAGGTGCTGATGGTATTTACCTAAGTGTTCAAAGTATTCAAGATGAGCGAGTTAGCACTGAAATTTATAAAGAAATTATTGCTCCAAGTGAATTAAAGGTTTTAGAAGCAGCTAATGGAGCCAAAGGACATAATATTCTACATATTTGCGGTTACGAAGGAGCCCGTAATAACATCGAACTCTTTAAAGATTATCCTGCTCAGGTAGTTAATTGGGCGGTCGGTCCTGAAGGAATTAGTTTGGCAAAAGGTCTTAACATTTTTAGAGGTCGCACAGTTCTTGGAGGATTTGAAAATGGAAAAGACGGTCTTCTATATACTGGAACTAAAAAAGCTATTCAAGAAAAGGTTAGGGAGATTATTGCTGATACTGGAACCCAAGGGTTAATCATTGGTGCTGATTGCACGATTCCAAGTGATATTAACCATGAGCGTATTGAATGGGTACGTGAAGCAGCAATTTTGTAA
- a CDS encoding glutathione peroxidase codes for MTSLYDFTVSDQADRPVSLQDYKGKVVLIVNTATGCGLTPQYQGLQELYDKYKDQGFEILDFPCNQFMGQAPGSAEEINSFCTLNYHTTFPRFAKIKVNGKEAEPLFDWLKKEKSGPLGARIEWNFAKFLINREGQVVERFSSKTDPLKMEDAIKVLLNN; via the coding sequence ATGACATCCTTATACGATTTTACAGTTTCAGATCAAGCTGACCGACCCGTGTCTCTCCAGGACTATAAGGGCAAGGTCGTCTTAATCGTCAATACAGCAACAGGATGTGGTTTGACGCCACAATATCAGGGCTTGCAGGAACTTTATGACAAATACAAAGACCAAGGATTCGAGATTCTTGATTTTCCTTGTAATCAGTTTATGGGACAGGCACCTGGTAGTGCTGAAGAAATCAATAGCTTTTGCACCCTCAATTACCATACGACCTTCCCTCGTTTTGCCAAAATCAAGGTCAATGGTAAGGAAGCAGAGCCACTTTTTGATTGGCTTAAAAAAGAAAAATCCGGACCCCTTGGGGCTAGAATTGAGTGGAACTTTGCAAAGTTTCTGATTAACCGTGAAGGACAAGTTGTCGAACGCTTTTCTTCCAAAACTGATCCACTAAAAATGGAAGATGCTATCAAAGTTCTTCTTAATAACTAA
- a CDS encoding SemiSWEET family transporter — MSDKQMKTLGWVATFMSVMMYVSYVPQIMDNLSGHKGNFIQPLVAAINCSLWVYYGLFKKERDLPLAAANAPGIVFGLITALTALF, encoded by the coding sequence ATGTCTGATAAACAAATGAAAACCCTTGGTTGGGTAGCAACCTTTATGTCAGTGATGATGTACGTATCTTACGTACCACAAATCATGGACAATCTGTCTGGTCATAAAGGAAACTTTATCCAACCTTTGGTAGCGGCTATCAACTGTAGCCTTTGGGTTTACTATGGTCTCTTTAAAAAAGAACGTGACCTTCCCCTTGCTGCTGCAAATGCGCCAGGTATCGTCTTTGGTTTAATTACAGCATTGACAGCTTTGTTCTAA
- a CDS encoding FtsX-like permease family protein — MFSVKDIRKLVVVSIIGACAVFVANLFLNFYLDIEQLEISKTNPMIQTYYDAQVSLSWMVAMVSGVVLSLTSILLMCFYIKQFVDDHKEQLGILKALGYSNGQLAKRFWAFGLSFGVGALLGYFASFLMMGHFYDFRNEKGILPEITIHFHWQLLLALVMLPTTFFMVLAIGYARRQLQTPALRLLKKSPTPIKVKRRKRAPKKEKSFLKELSSSLIWGRKSILFFVVFGSMCFAAMIQLSFGLRDYTDDIIQTMMIMIGLILSFSILFLSLGIVVSESRETLALMKAFGYTDCECQSHILAPYRFWAYLGFALGTAYQYGIMEILIGVIKDTVPEKIEHNFDWNVCFWTLLGFAVVYESLFYLSNRKLQKQTIKEVLLAE; from the coding sequence ATGTTTTCAGTAAAAGATATTCGAAAATTAGTTGTCGTCAGTATCATTGGGGCTTGTGCGGTATTTGTGGCCAATCTCTTCTTGAATTTTTATCTTGATATCGAGCAGTTGGAGATTTCTAAAACCAATCCCATGATTCAGACCTACTATGATGCCCAGGTTTCGCTATCTTGGATGGTGGCCATGGTCAGTGGGGTTGTCTTGTCCTTGACGTCGATCCTTCTCATGTGTTTTTATATCAAACAATTTGTCGATGACCACAAGGAACAATTAGGGATTTTAAAGGCTTTAGGCTATAGCAATGGCCAGTTGGCGAAACGATTTTGGGCTTTTGGACTCAGTTTTGGAGTTGGGGCTCTTCTTGGCTATTTCGCTTCTTTTCTTATGATGGGACATTTTTATGACTTTCGAAATGAAAAGGGAATTCTGCCAGAAATTACCATTCATTTTCACTGGCAGCTCTTGCTTGCTTTGGTGATGCTGCCAACGACTTTCTTTATGGTCCTTGCTATTGGCTATGCTAGAAGACAACTACAAACGCCGGCCCTTCGCTTATTGAAAAAATCTCCAACACCGATTAAGGTCAAAAGGAGAAAGAGGGCCCCCAAGAAAGAGAAATCCTTCCTAAAAGAGCTGTCCTCGTCGCTGATTTGGGGAAGAAAATCGATCCTGTTTTTTGTGGTCTTTGGTTCCATGTGTTTTGCGGCCATGATTCAATTGTCCTTTGGCCTAAGGGATTACACAGATGATATCATCCAAACCATGATGATCATGATTGGCTTGATCTTGTCTTTTTCCATTCTCTTTTTGTCATTGGGGATTGTCGTTTCAGAAAGTCGCGAAACCTTAGCCTTGATGAAGGCTTTTGGCTACACCGATTGTGAATGCCAAAGTCATATTCTCGCTCCTTATCGTTTCTGGGCTTATCTAGGATTTGCCCTTGGGACGGCTTATCAATACGGCATCATGGAAATTTTGATTGGTGTGATCAAAGACACCGTTCCTGAAAAGATTGAGCATAACTTTGATTGGAACGTTTGCTTCTGGACCCTGCTCGGTTTTGCTGTGGTTTATGAAAGCCTCTTTTATCTATCCAACAGAAAACTCCAAAAACAAACCATCAAAGAAGTACTCTTAGCAGAATGA
- a CDS encoding ABC transporter ATP-binding protein: MIQLENVHKSYGQTKVLKGIDLQIQDQDDVVILGPSGSGKSTLLNVLSGLEKVDEGHILIQGQDLSQLTDAQLTAFRREKIAFIFQQYYLLPNLTVRQNVKMGADLASSHDYLQIIEDLGLGDKLDKYPSELSGGEQQRVSIARALAKKPEILFLDEPTGALDEETGRKILDYIWKLKEKLGFTLIMVTHNQNIADMGRTIIRVNSGKITQVVTNDQPQTAYEIGW; this comes from the coding sequence ATGATTCAACTAGAAAATGTTCACAAAAGTTATGGCCAAACCAAGGTTTTAAAAGGGATTGACTTGCAGATTCAAGACCAGGATGATGTGGTTATCCTAGGTCCTTCTGGATCAGGAAAGTCAACCCTCTTAAACGTATTATCCGGATTAGAAAAGGTAGATGAGGGGCATATTCTCATTCAAGGGCAGGATTTGTCTCAGCTCACGGATGCTCAATTGACAGCCTTTAGACGTGAGAAGATTGCCTTTATTTTTCAGCAGTATTATTTATTACCGAATCTCACGGTTAGACAAAATGTTAAGATGGGAGCTGACCTAGCAAGCAGTCATGATTATTTGCAGATCATCGAAGATTTGGGGCTTGGTGATAAGCTGGACAAGTATCCGAGTGAATTGTCTGGTGGGGAACAGCAGAGAGTGTCTATTGCTCGGGCCTTGGCCAAAAAGCCAGAGATTCTTTTCTTAGATGAGCCGACGGGAGCCCTCGATGAAGAAACAGGGCGCAAGATTCTTGACTATATCTGGAAACTGAAGGAAAAGCTTGGCTTTACCTTGATTATGGTGACGCACAACCAAAATATTGCGGATATGGGCAGAACCATCATTCGTGTCAATAGTGGCAAGATTACCCAAGTTGTGACCAATGATCAGCCTCAGACTGCCTATGAGATTGGATGGTAA
- a CDS encoding TetR/AcrR family transcriptional regulator, translated as MPPKVKFSKETMIGTALQLVREEGLASLTARALAEKLGATPRVIFGQFANMSELQAEVIVAAEMVVVEYIRKALEDEKPFRSVGVAYILFASKEPKLFQLLFQNPSTDPIRRFQDFLPMKDHSYQLVLESIVADYPLTLEEASRLYQHLFIYSHGMASMVASGIYQFSMEEVIGLLTEVCQSLIKEMVGKK; from the coding sequence ATGCCACCCAAGGTTAAATTTAGTAAAGAGACTATGATTGGGACAGCTTTACAATTGGTGAGAGAAGAGGGCCTGGCTAGTTTGACGGCTCGAGCATTAGCCGAAAAACTGGGAGCCACACCAAGAGTCATTTTTGGGCAATTTGCTAATATGTCTGAGTTACAAGCAGAAGTTATTGTTGCTGCGGAAATGGTAGTGGTGGAGTATATAAGAAAGGCTTTAGAAGATGAGAAGCCTTTTCGATCTGTCGGGGTTGCTTATATCCTGTTCGCCTCAAAAGAGCCCAAACTCTTTCAATTGCTTTTCCAAAATCCTAGCACAGATCCGATTCGTCGCTTTCAAGATTTTCTTCCCATGAAGGATCATAGTTACCAATTGGTTCTGGAATCGATTGTAGCAGACTATCCATTGACGTTAGAGGAGGCTAGTCGCTTGTACCAGCATTTATTTATCTACTCACACGGGATGGCCTCTATGGTTGCTTCTGGCATTTATCAGTTCAGCATGGAAGAAGTGATTGGTTTATTGACAGAAGTTTGTCAATCTCTCATCAAAGAAATGGTAGGAAAGAAATGA